A window of Nerophis lumbriciformis linkage group LG21, RoL_Nlum_v2.1, whole genome shotgun sequence genomic DNA:
gtacaaacttccaatacataaaatctctcaaatgacccaatgcaccatcactgaagtgggcgtaatcattttccaaaatttttatttttaggccatttatcccctccccctacctgtgtctgtgtgaaacctgtgcttgtctgtgtggtatacctaatagtgtgtgtgcagtatgtgcactcttctgtacagtacagtgtgcatgtttgttcacagtatacagtatttcttgcatagtgcgtgcgtgtgtgtgcgcgtgcacgcgcggggttgaggggccaagaccatgtcaggcccagggggccaaaatttcttaatccgcccctggatgtagcgaccaactgtagttactgacagtggttttctgaagtgttcctgagcctatgtggtgatatccttttcacactgatgtggctttttgatgcagtagggatcgaaggtcacaggcgttcaatattggttttcagccttgctgcttatatgcagtgatttctccacattctctgaaccttttgatgatattacggagcgtagatggtgaaatccctaaattccttgcaatagctgcttgagaaaggtttttcttaaactgttcaacaatttgctcacacatttgttgacaaagtggtgaccctcgccccgtccttgtttgtgaatgactgagcatttcatggaatctacttttatacccaatcatggcacccacctgttcccaattagcctgctcacctgtgggatgttccaaataagtctttgatgagcatttcccaactttctcactcttttttgccacttgtgacaacttttttgaaacatgttgcaggcatcaaatttcaaatgagctaatatttgcaaaaaataaagtttctcagtgtgaacgttaaatatcttgtctttgcagtctattcaattgaatataagttgaaaaggatttgttgtattctctttttatttaccatttacacaacgtgacaacttcactgtatatgtatatactgtatatgtatttatatatatgtatgtataaatgtgtatatgtatatacatgtatatgtgtatatatgtatgtgtgtgtgtgtatgtgtaaatatatttatatgtatgtatgtatgtttataatttgtaaatatatctatatgtatgtgtataagtatatagtataatatatatgtatatagacagatataactttttttagaattaattagaaaaattaaaaacatttttggaaattttaattaattaatataatatatataatataataatatgatatcTGAAGTTATTTGTGTGCATCATCATCCTAGCTGATGACATGTGAGGTTATTTGCGCAAACAAAGTGATGCAATAAAGACAACAAACGTGTTTGCAGCACAGGTGAAAAAGTGATTGGCACCACCTGGTGGAGCTTGCAGGAACACGCACTTAGCGTCACACAGTAAATAAaaggtcatccatccatcaatttctaccgcttgtcccttaaatATTATGAAATATAATAGAAggaaatgcaaataaaaatacaagttaaaaatgtgtttttaaccatttttatgtaaataaataattatgtttctattttttcaatatttgttttttttaaatgagtgaATGAGTATTAAATGAGTTTTACATATTATTAAAAATCGACCTTAACCGATACATTTCCACCCCGATACAGTATTGTTCCGGTTCATTAtcggcaggaatcatacatattgAGTGGTGTGGAACGTGATGCCAACACAACAATGGGAGGTGTTTTGTTAAACTATTATTGGACTTATTCTGTCTTCAAATTGAAGTCGTATTTGTTTTAGGCCACACCTCCTGCTGACAatcatgatgcggacacatttgttaccacTAAtgcactatatgtatgtatgtgtaagtaatatgcaactagaattatttgatacttgtttatattctactcagtggcctagtggttagagtgtccgccctgagatgggtaggttgtgagttcaaaccccggccgagtcataccaaagactataaaaatgggagccattacctccctgcttggcactcagcatcaagggttggaattgggggttaaatcaccaaaatgattcctgggcgcggccaccgctgctgcccactgctcccctcacctcctagggggtgatcaagggtgatgggtcaaatgcagagaataatctcgccacacctagtgtgtgtgtgactatcattggtactttaacttttaactttatattgacacgtgctttaaaaaaaaaaaagatatatattgtTCAATCATTATTACATgtgtagcttgtgtgcttagctgttgtgtagctgctagctcttatTGCCAAGcattttaccttttgtaaattacttgaattgtgtgtttattggagggctAACTGTCCAGCTCTGCACAAGTCAacactgcctgtatcgcacatgatatcacacataagtaaacacgctgcaggactgcctgtatcgcacatgatatcacacataagtaaacacgctgcaggactgcttgtatcgcacatgatatcacacacaagtaaacacgctgcaggactgcctgtatcgcacatgatatcacacacacaagtaaacacgctgcaagactgcttgtatcgcacatgatatgaaAGGGATTTTAATGGCAGCAGATAAAAGGACACAACAACAATGAgtcttgtaaaaaaaagaaaaaaaaggtatttgGCTGCAAGTCCAGCACAAGTGAAGTCAATATCTGTATTTTGTAGAGTAATCCTTGGGTGACACCACCAGACCTCGTCCTTTCCTGGCTCCTCGGTACACCGTCTCAACAATGTCTATCATCTCCTGCTTGTCCTCCATGGTCCAGTTGATCTTGTTGTTGTTGCCAGTGCCTAAGTCGATCATGATGTGCTTGTTCCTGGGGACAAAGATTGGGATGACATGGTTGTCTTCTTTCTATGCCCTCCTGCACCTGCACCACATCATACCATCCAGCCATTGCATCACGTCCAATAGAACCAAGGCAAGGAGAGAAGTCAATGTGTAGAGCAGATCTACaactcccgtttccatatgagttgggaaattgtgttagatgtaaatataaacagaatacaatgatttgcaaatccttttcaagccatattcagttgaatatgctacaaagacaacatatttgatgttcaaactcataaactttattttgttttgcaaataatcattaactttagaatttgatgtcagcaacacgtgacaaagaagttgtgaaaggtggcaataaatactgataaagttgaggaatgctcatcaaacacttatttggaacatcccacaggtgaacaggcaaattgggaacaggtgggtgccatgattggctataaaagtagattccatgaaatgctcagtcattcacaaacaaggatggggcgagggtcaccactttgtcaacaaatgcctgagcaaattgttgaacagtttaagaacaacctttctcaagcagctattgcaaggaatttagggatttcaccatctacgctccgtaatatcatcaaagggttcagagaatgtggagaaatcactgcacgtaagcagctaagcccgtgaccttccatccctcaggctgtactgcatcaacaagccacatcagtgtgtaaaggatatcaccacatgggctcaggaacacttcagaaacccactgtcagtaactacagttggtcgctacatctgtaagtgcaagctaaaactctcctatgcaaggcgaaaaccgtttatcaacaacacccagaaacgccgtcggcttcgctgggcctgagctcatctaagatggactgatacaaagtggaaaagtgttctgtggtctgacgagtccacatttcaaattgttcttggaaactgtggacgtcgtgtcctccggaccaaagaggaaaagaaccatccggattgttctaggcgcaaagtgtaaaaggcagcatgtgtgatggtatgggggtgtattagtggccaagacatgggtaacttacacatctgtgaaggcaccattaatgctgaaaggtacatacagcttttggagcaacatatgttgccatccaagcaacgttaccatggccgcccctgcttatttcagcaagacaatgccaagccacgtgttccatcaacgtggcttcatagtaaaagagtgcgggtactagactggcctgcctgtagtccagacctgtctcccattgaaaatgtgaagcctaaaatagcagaagggagacccccggactgttgaacaacttaagctgtacatcaagcaagaatggcaaagaattccacctgagaagcttcaaaaatgtgtctcctcagttcccaaacctttactgagtgttgttagaaggaaaggccatgtaacacagtggtgaacatgccctttcccaactactttgtcacgtgttgcagccatgaaattctaacttaattattatttgcaaaaaaaaaaaaaagagtttatgagtttgaacatcaaatatgttgtctttgtagcatattcaactgaatatggcttgaaaaggatttgcaaatcattgtattccgtttatatttacatctaacacaatttcccaactcatatggcaacagggtttgtagatgatCTACATCTATGATTagtctgagtagctggacaggacaagaagaaaaaaaaagtacctgaAAAAGAACATGACGGTGCAAGGGTCGTACAGCTCGTACATCTTGTTGAAGTCTGGCACTTCCGTGATGTCCACCAGGTAGATGACTGCAAAGTTCTTCACCTGCCAGGTGACACAGGAAGTAGCAAAACAAGGTCCATTGTGCTTAGAGATGGAAGTATACACCGCCGTAAAACTCAAATGAAAATGCTGGTTAAAAACTGTTTGATGATAAAAGTCACAGACCGCTGAAACTGCTCATCTACTGGCTCGCTTATGatgacatgaaaacaagagacattaacgtctttctctGAGGGCAAGCACCTTGTTTGCCCTCAGGTGACAAAGATGTCAAATGTCATCTTTGTGCATCATACTCAGGATCTAATCATCATACTCAGGTCA
This region includes:
- the txnl4a gene encoding thioredoxin-like protein 4A, which produces MSYMLPHLHNGWQVDQAILSEEDRVLVIRFGHDWDPTCMKMDEVLYSIAEKVKNFAVIYLVDITEVPDFNKMYELYDPCTVMFFFRNKHIMIDLGTGNNNKINWTMEDKQEMIDIVETVYRGARKGRGLVVSPKDYSTKYRY